A DNA window from Castanea sativa cultivar Marrone di Chiusa Pesio chromosome 7, ASM4071231v1 contains the following coding sequences:
- the LOC142643486 gene encoding antimicrobial ginkbilobin-2-like protein, translating into MSSSHFTFSIYFLTFALFLQTIFGASPLFHFCSSSENFTTNDPYESNLKKLLGNLYYQTPLLGFGLGSVGSYPYQTNGLALCRGDVATTDCKTCVNEASNEIHKLCPYNKGAIIWYDNCLVKYLNKDFFGQIDNQNKFYLWNMRNVSDPTTFNKKTRKLLSLLAKEASVTPKLYAVGELELGESKKLYGLAQCTRDLSNSDCFKCLDGAIGELPRCCNGKEGGRVVGGSCNIRYEVYPFVNS; encoded by the coding sequence CTTCCTCACACTTCACCTTCTCCATCTACTTCCTAACCTTTGCTCTCTTTCTCCAAACCATTTTTGGAGCTAGCCCTCTCTTCCATTTCTGTTCAAGCTCTGAGAACTTCACCACCAATGACCCATATGAATCAAACCTAAAAAAGCTCTTGGGTAACCTTTACTATCAAACCCCTCTCCTGGGCTTTGGTCTTGGTTCAGTGGGTTCATATCCATACCAAACTAATGGACTTGCTCTTTGTCGTGGTGATGTTGCAACCACAGACTGCAAGACTTGTGTCAATGAGGCTAGTAATGAAATTCACAAACTTTGCCCATACAATAAAGGTGCCATTATATGGTACGACAATTGTCTTGTGAAGTacttgaacaaggatttctttGGCCAAATTGATAATCAAAACAAGTTCTACTTGTGGAACATGAGAAATGTTAGCGATCCGACAACATTTAACAAAAAGACAAGAAAGTTGTTGAGCCTTCTAGCCAAAGAAGCATCTGTTACTCCAAAACTGTATGCAGTTGGAGAGCTAGAGCTTGGAGAATCAAAGAAGCTTTATGGTTTGGCCCAATGCACTAGGGATCTTTCTAACAGTGACTGCTTCAAGTGTCTTGATGGTGCAATTGGTGAACTTCCCCGATGTTGTAATGGTAAAGAAGGAGGAAGAGTTGTTGGTGGGAGTTGTAACATAAGATATGAGGTTTACCCATTTGTCAATTCTTAG